From a region of the Coffea arabica cultivar ET-39 chromosome 3e, Coffea Arabica ET-39 HiFi, whole genome shotgun sequence genome:
- the LOC113716172 gene encoding uncharacterized protein, whose translation MQRTYFLFVGALVLHFVPTSSVGKGVANKQKNTVDLNALLAIKATTFDPQRIIPTNWSTSTSVCSWIGITCNARHHRVAAIDLSYMGIAGTIPPQLGNLSFLVWLNIRNNSFHGQLPPDLSRLRRLKYVNLAGNDFEGEFPSWLGMGGLSELRYINLEDNKFSGSLSGRLSNFTKLETVGLGYNFFTGNLSEEFSGLPKLKFLEIQFNQLVGPLPRVLFNLSSLQFIGFTNNSLSGYLPAHICDHFPQLQGLYLSFNYFEGEIPSGIGECSRLRILSLSYNKLSGFIPKGVWNLTTATDILFGGDNLTGEIPKAIGNLYKLERLAIQEAKLTGKIPQEVGNLSKLEVIELDSNRLRGPIPLKLFNISTLKGISLTDNDLSGELPSTLGVFLPNLEGLYIGSNAFTGAVLTSISNASRLKILDLGGNYFTGAIPHSLGNLRLLEFFSIAANDFSRDSLSKELSFLMSLANCRHLTELWIFEIPLNGFLPKSIGNLSSSLESFDASHCGIKGEIPSSMGNLSNLAELLFEGNSLSGMIPTTIKSFLKLQRIDLSYNQIQGAIPSEFCLVLDLGLLNLGQNKLSGVVPSCIGNVSTLRYVYLNSNKLSSIIPATLWSLRDILELDMSVNYLTGALPAEIGNLKSLIRLNLSNNQYFGKIPSTIGELQNLLELSLEHNKLQGLIPGSMKNMLQLQLLDLSFNKLEGEIPNSLQVLSDLQYFNVSYNRLRGPIPHEGPFKNFTNLSFLSNEALCGASWLQPCPSTFAHKSRTKKVVLIVLLVAGFLILASVILVPLIRLKLRKKILDPAQNLLPMATFERASIHELRQITNGFSKSNLLGSGSFGSVYKGVRENGMIWAIKVFDLQLEGAFKSFDRECEVLSCLRHRNLTRVITACSSLDFRALVLEYMPNGSLEKWLHSNHHFLNIRQRLDIMIDVASGLEYLHYGYSTPIVHCDLKPSNILLDQDMVGHVCDFGIAKLLGDEESVVQTKTLATFGYIAPEYGLEGLISTSSDVYSFGITLMETFTKRKPKDEMFIEELSLRRWVRECLPDSMIHLTDVDLLNPKDELVQRKIECISSILQLGLSCTTDAPEERINMKEALRGLQKIKLQFIKDITP comes from the exons ATGCAGAgaacttattttctttttgtcgGAGCCTTAGTGTTGCATTTTGTGCCAACTAGCTCAGTTGGCAAAGGTGTTGCCAACAAGCAAAAGAACACTGTTGATCTAAATGCACTTCTTGCCATCAAAGCCACCACTTTTGACCCCCAAAGGATCATCCCAACCAACTGGTCCACTTCTACCTCTGTTTGCAGCTGGATTGGAATCACCTGTAATGCTCGTCATCACAGAGTCGCAGCCATTGACCTTTCTTACATGGGAATTGCGGGAACTATACCTCCACAACTGGGAAATCTTTCTTTCCTCGTCTGGTTGAATATTAGGAATAACAGCTTTCATGGACAACTTCCACCCGATCTATCTCGTCTACGACGATTGAAGTACGTCAACCTTGCGGGCAACGACTTTGAAGGAGAATTTCCATCATGGTTGGGAATGGGAGGTTTATCTGAACTCCGGTACATAAACCTTGAAGACAACAAATTTTCAGGTTCATTATCAGGAAGGCTCTCTAATTTCACAAAGCTAGAGACCGTCGGGTTGGGTTACAACTTCTTTACAGGAAATCTTTCAGAAGAATTTAGTGGTCtaccaaaattgaaatttctggaaattcaatTTAACCAACTTGTAGGCCCTCTGCCACGGGTTCTGTTTAACCTCTCCTCATTGCAATTTATTGGTTTTACCAATAATAGCTTATCGGGTTACCTTCCAGCACATATCTGCGATCATTTCCCACAACTCCAAGGGCTttacttatcatttaattaCTTTGAGGGTGAAATTCCATCAGGCATCGGAGAATGTTCAAGACTTCGAATTTTATCTTTGTCTTACAACAAATTAAGTGGATTTATACCGAAAGGAGTTTGGAATCTAACCACGGCTACAGATATACTTTTTGGGGGGGACAACCTGACAG GTGAAATTCCAAAGGCCATTGGCAATCTCTATAAATTGGAGCGACTTGCCATACAGGAAGCTAAATTGACAG GTAAAATACCTCAAGAGGTTGGTAATCTTAGCAAGTTGGAAGTTATAGAGTTGGACTCAAATAGGTTGAGAGGTCCCATCCCCCTGAAACTTTTCAACATTTCAACACTAAAAGGCATTTCCCTCACAGACAATGATTTATCAGGCGAGCTTCCATCGACTCTAGGTGTTTTCTTACCCAATCTTGAGGGACTCTACATTGGTTCAAATGCATTCACTGGAGCTGTACTAACGTCCATCTCAAATGCCTCTAGGCTCAAAATACTAGACCTTGGTGGTAACTATTTTACTGGTGCAATCCCTCATTCTCTTGGAAACTTGAGATTACTAGAATTCTTTTCTATAGCAGCAAATGATTTTTCTCGGGACTCGCTATCCAAAGAGTTGAGTTTTCTCATGTCCCTTGCAAATTGCAGACATTTAACAGAGTTATGGATATTTGAGATTCCCTTGAACGGCTTCCTTCCAAAGTCTATTGGAAACCTTTCTAGCTCACTTGAAAGCTTTGATGCAAGTCATTGTGGAATCAAAGGTGAAATTCCAAGTTCAATGGGTAATTTGAGCAACTTGGCAGAGCTATTATTTGAAGGCAACAGTTTGTCAGGGATGATTCCAACTACAATCAAGTCATTCTTGAAGCTTCAGAGGATAGATCTAAGCTACAATCAGATACAAGGAGCTATTCCAAGTGAGTTTTGCCTTGTGTTGGACTTAGGCTTATTAAATCTGGGACAAAATAAGCTCTCTGGTGTGGTGCCTTCTTGTATAGGAAATGTAAGTACACTCAGATATGTTTATCTTAATTCCAACAAATTAAGTTCTATCATACCAGCAACCCTTTGGAGCCTAAGAGATATTTTGGAGCTGGACATGTCAGTAAATTATTTGACCGGTGCTTTACCTGCTGAAATTGGAAACTTGAAGTCATTAATCAGATTGaacctttcaaataatcaataCTTTGGTAAAATACCTAGCACCATTGGAGAACTACAGAATTTACTAGAACTCTCCTTGGAACATAACAAGCTACAAGGACTGATACCAGGATCCATGAAGAACATGTTGCAGTTACAGCTTTTGGATCTGTCTTTTAACAAACTGGAAGGTGAAATTCCCAACTCACTGCAGGTACTCTCAGATCTTCAATATTTTAATGTGTCTTACAACAGATTACGGGGACCAATTCCCCATGAAGGGCCATTCAAAAACTTCACGAACCTATCTTTTCTCTCGAATGAAGCATTGTGTGGCGCTTCTTGGCTCCAACCTTGTCCAAGTACTTTTGCACATAAATCAAGGACGAAAAAGGTAGTCTTGATTGTTTTGTTGGTAGCAGGATTTCTAATACTAGCCTCGGTGATTTTGGTTCCTTTGATAAGGTTAAAGTTGAGAAAGAAAATTCTAGATCCAGCTCAAAACTTGCTTCCTATGGCGACATTTGAAAGGGCATCCATCCATGAACTTAGACAAATAACAAATGGATTTAGCAAGAGTAACTTACTTGGCTCGGGGAGCTTTGGTTCAGTTTACAAGGGAGTTCGTGAAAATGGGATGATTTGGGCTATAAAGGTTTTTGATTTGCAGCTAGAAGGTGCATTTAAAAGCTTTGATAGAGAATGCGAAGTTTTAAGCTGCCTTCGTCATCGAAATTTAACTAGAGTTATTACTGCTTGCTCTAGCCTTGACTTTAGAGCTTTGGTGCTTGAATACATGCCCAACGGAAGCCTTGAGAAATGGCTTCATTCAAACCATCATTTCTTAAACATCAGGCAAAGGTTGGATATCATGATAGATGTGGCTTCTGGTTTGGAATATCTCCACTATGGTTATTCAACTCCTATAGTTCATTGTGATTTAAAGCCTAGCAATATTCTCCTAGATCAAGACATGGTTGGGCATGTTTGCGATTTTGGAATTGCTAAGTTGTTGGGAGATGAAGAATCTGTGGTACAAACAAAGACTCTTGCTACATTTGGATATATTGCCCCAG AGTATGGACTGGAAGGATTGATTTCAACAAGCAGTGATGTTTACAGCTTCGGAATTACATTGATGGAGACATTTACGAAAAGAAAGCCTAAGGATGAGATGTTTATAGAAGAGTTAAGCCTCAGGCGTTGGGTACGAGAATGCTTACCAGATTCCATGATTCACCTTACAGATGTAGACTTACTTAATCCTAAAGATGAACTTGTACAAAGGAAGATTGAATGCATATCATCTATCTTGCAACTTGGTTTAAGTTGTACAACAGATGCTCCTGAAGAGAGAATAAACATGAAAGAAGCTCTAAGAGGGCTCCAGAAAATCAAACTTCAGTTTATCAAAGATATCACACCTTGA